The genomic DNA GGGTCTGGCTGCCGTTCCCTCCTGTCCCGCCTGTTCAGGTGAGACCGGGAGCACCAGCGCCCTCGTTCTTCTCTCATGCGGCGAAAACTCATGGTTCACCGGAGAAACGGGGGCCGAGCCGAGGAGAGGCGGCGCTCTCGGTTGTCATCGGACTGATGGCGTTTCTCGTCGTCGGCGGAGCGCCGGGAGTCTGCGTGGGGGTCGCCGGCTCCGTCGCCGCGCTGACGATCGCCCGGCGGCGGGAGCCGCCACGGTCGCGCAGGGAGCGTGATCGGGTGCTGGCGGACCTGCCGTTGGCGGCCGACCTCATGGCCGCATGCATGCGCGCCGGTCAACCGGTCACGGGGGCCATCGATGTCACCGTTGAGGCGATCGGCGGGCCGCTCGGTGATCGGCTGGCATGGGTGAGCGGACAGCTCAGACTGGGCGCCACACCGGAGGACACCTGGCAGGCCCTTGCGGCCGATCGTGGGTTGGCTCCGATGGCACGCGCCATGAGCCGGGCCGCACTCAGCGGTGCCCCAGTGGCCGATGTCCTGACCAGGTTGTCCGATGACTCCCGGCACGCGGCCCGTGCCTTGTCGTCGGCGGCCGCGCGGCGGGTCGGAGTTCAGGCGGTCGCGCCGCTGGGGCTCTGCTTCCTGCCGGCCTTCGTCTTTCTCGGCATCGTCCCCGTGGTAGCCGGACTCGCCGGTGAAGTGCTGCTCCCCTGAGTTGTCCACAGCACCTTCCCGGCCATCCACAGGTTATCCACAGATTGTCCACAGGTAGGCGTGGGGCTTGTGGACAACCCGACGACCTGCCTTCGGCGGGTCCGGGCGAGGGGACGTCGGCCTGGTGGCGGGCGCCGGGCAAATGGACATGCCTTGTGGGACGGAAATTTTCTGTCGGTATAGCTTGCCAAAATCTGTCGTGATTACAGTAGACATTCTTGAGTCGAGGGACTAGTGTTTGGTTGACTCAAGTGAAGGCTGGCACGACAGGGTCGACCTGTCGTGAAAGACGGTCGGCCTGCTCGGGCTTGCCGGAGCCGAAGCAACGGAAGGGTTCCGGCGGGGCGACAGGTGGCCGTCGGGCCGTGGCAAGAAGAACGTCGGCGTTCGCAATAGAGGAAGGAGAGGTTCAGCCGCCATCAAGATCACTCGCAGCGGATGCACTGTCATCGTGCGGGTGCCGTGGCTCCCACGGAATGGAAGGTGATTCCCGGTTGCGCATATGCGATTCAGACGCACTGCCCAATACGAGGAGGCT from Streptosporangium sp. NBC_01756 includes the following:
- a CDS encoding type II secretion system F family protein, whose translation is MAFLVVGGAPGVCVGVAGSVAALTIARRREPPRSRRERDRVLADLPLAADLMAACMRAGQPVTGAIDVTVEAIGGPLGDRLAWVSGQLRLGATPEDTWQALAADRGLAPMARAMSRAALSGAPVADVLTRLSDDSRHAARALSSAAARRVGVQAVAPLGLCFLPAFVFLGIVPVVAGLAGEVLLP